In the genome of Arachis hypogaea cultivar Tifrunner chromosome 9, arahy.Tifrunner.gnm2.J5K5, whole genome shotgun sequence, the window GGAGACACGGAGTACATACTCCGCGAAATCCACGAAGGTTGTTGTGGCCACCAAATCGGAGGTAAAACCCTCGCCCAAAAAGTTATTCGAGCCGGCTACTTCTGGCCCACGGTTATCCGGGACTCCATGCAGTTAGCAAAAAACTGCGATAAATGCCAAAAGCACGCCAACATCCACCAGGCCGCCCCGCACCAGCTCAGCATCATATCGGGAGAGCGGCCATTCGGCACCTGGGGAATCGACCTTGTCGAACCCCTTCCTACGGCACCCGGCTAACTCTGATATCTTATCGTCGCCATAGATTACTACACTAAGTGGATCGAGGCCGAGCCCCTGGCCTCCATCATGGCAACCCAATGCTAAAAATTCCTTTGGCGACAGATCATCACTCGATTCGGAATCTCCGAGATTGTTATCTCGGACAACGGAATCTAATTTGCTGACAAAAAGTTCAAAGAATTCCTAGATGGACTACGTATATCCCACCGTTTCAGCTCGGTAGAACACCTCCAAACAAACGGACAGGTGGAATCCGCAAACAAAATAATCGTCAAAGGACTCAAGAAACGGCTCGTCGAAGCCAAAGGACTATGGGCCGACGAACTCGGTTCGGTCCTATGGTTATACCGAACAACACCCCAAACGACCACAGGGGAGACACCTTTCTGATTAACATACGGTATAGAGGCCGTCATCCCAGTGGAGATAGGAGACCTAAGCCCCAGAAAAACGGTCGGAGGGAACGACGAGGAAGCGGAACGCGACCTCATTGACGAAGAAAGAAGTATAGCTCATATCAGAGAACTGGCCCTAAAACAAAGAATCAGCTTTAAGGTACAACCACGGCGTCATCAAACGAGAATTTGCACCCGACGACCTCGTCCTATGACGAAATGACATCGGAGCCCCGACCCTAGGGGAAGGGAAACTCACCCCCAATtgggaaggaccatacagaatcAAAGCCACCATCGGAAGGGGAGCATACAAACTCGAACAACTCAACGACGACGAAGTCCCGAGAACATGGAACGCCGCCAACTTACGATGCTACTACACTTAGACCGACCTCCTTAGGTCATCCCTTATCTTTCTAATGTTTTTTAGATTTTACTCATTTTCCTTCTCTATCACACTacatttattttccctttttagaaaattttaatcaCGGGTACTCTTTCCTGCTAGaaacggagggttttaacgaggcccaaaaAATTCCATTGtgttttttcccttttcttttcccCCAAAACGGAATAGAAACACGGCCGCAACACCGAGAACTGATCATCCTCGGGGCCTAACAAATGGATATCCCTAAAATACTAATGGCCTACCAAAGGTCCTAAAGTCACAATGGCTTAAAACACATAACGGctcaaaataaaacagaaaagccCAAACGACCACACGAGTCATCAATAGCAAAATATAAACGGCCACAATGGCACAAACCGAAGTTCAAAACATACCAAGTATACGGCCCACGGCCAACCAAATATCCATAATAAACAAAACAAACCAAAATAACAAGGTACAGTAAAAGCTACTCGAGGTCTACAATTCGGCCATCACGGACGGTCTTGAAAGCCCCCATCACAGACACATCCACACCCGGGGCCAACACCAAAGCCTGAGCCCTCATCGTTTCCTCGGTAGCCGCAATCGCACCCTTCGCATCAGCCAATAACTCCGCCTTCTCCTTTTTTAGAGCAGCAACTTCGGCCTTTAAATCCTCCACCTCACAAAGAAGCACAGTAGCCTGAGAACCCGCATCGGAAGCCCGTTGCCGCTCCACACTCAGCTGCAAAAGAAACGAAGTCTTAACCTCAAAAGACGAAGGATCTCCGCCCCGGCCTCCTCGGAAGACTTCACCGCCTTCTCCCTCGCTACCTCGGTAGATTCAAGCTGCTCTTTCAACTTGGTCACATAAGCTTGGGAGTGACGAAGCTTCTTATCCAACAAACCGACCTGAGCCATCACGGGCTCGGCCTTTCGAACAATAACGACAGACCGGAGAAGGGCGCGATACACCGACTTGGCTTGAAAAGAGACATCACACTCACCAAAAAATGGCTCAGTGCCAGGCATCAAGTACTGATCTATGAACCCCAAAGCATCAAAACGTCGGTCCATCACAGTGGGAACAGCACCCTCTTCCCCTAAGGTCTCACTACTAGGCTCCTCAGGCCTCTTTCTCTTCCAAGAAGCCTCAGCAGCCGAAACCACAACGACCTCCTCCTCTGGTGAATTCACGGGACAAGAAGGAACCTGGGTACCAACCCTAACCCCAGCCGAAACCACTTCCTGAGAAACAGCTTGGGAACCCACAGCAGGATTAGAGACAGGGGTAGCAGGAGATGCCGACGACCCCTCCTCCTGATCCATCGCAGTCTTCAACCTCGCCAGAGAAGTCAAACCACCAGCCATCTCaattgaaagaaacaaaaaaaatacaagttACAAAGCCAGAAAGAAGACACAAGGAAAAACAAAATGATAAAAACACACCAATATACGTCCGACAAGCCACAGGGTCCCCCATGACGTCCCGAGGATTCAACGGACGATCCCCAAACAAATGCCAAGGAACACTAGCGACGTCCTTATCCTCCGGAGACAAACCATCATACGTGACCTTGGTCAAGACCAACGGCCCGGCACCAAAATTCCAGTAAGTCAGAAACCGACGCTCGCCTTCTAACGTCAACCAAAAAGGACGATGCCCCTGAACGGGGCGCACTTTAAAGTATTCTCTCTTAAAACCGTGGAAAGAATCTTTAAACAAACCGAATATACGATGATGAGGCTGAGCCCGGAAAGACATATATCATTTCTTATGCTTTCCTTCCTTAGTCGAAAGAGtacataagaaaagaaaaaggaaaacagGCACGGAAACCGGAAAGTCGAGATATTGACACACAAGCTCAAAGGACCGAACAGccgcccaactgttcggatgaaGCTGCGACGGTGCCACGGAACACCGACTCAGCAACTCCTGAACAAACGGGGTAAAGGGGAGGCGCACACCGAGTCGAGTAAACATCGATTCGTAAACCCACATCCAGTTCGGCACGGTCGGCGAATTGAGATTCAGATAACAAACCCGCTCGTCCTCATCAGGGAGGACAAGCTCATACTACCGCTCCACATCACCACCACCACACACCGCCCCTTGATCACGGAGCCTTTGGAGATTGGcctccgtcatccgcgacggAACACCCCACACATCGCTAGTCACCCAAGCATAGCGAGCGGGGACGCCCTTGGAAGGGGCTATCAGAGTACCCACACCCTCGCTCCTCCGCCGATGCATACCTAAAACAGGGAGGAGCACCACCATCAGCCTACTAACCCTACGCAGAAGCAGAAAAAGACAACCAAAAACCAACCCACTACCTACTATCAAACACGGCGGTGCTCAACCCCTCCAAAATGCAAAATACCACCATCACCCAAAAACACAGCACAAATAACACAGACAGCAGTAACAACGCATGGCAAAAAACAGAGCAACAAGACACCatcaaatagaaaaagaaaagaagaaacagGAGGATACTAACCTGACAAtgcaaaaaacaagaaaaaatgctGCAGTAGGGAAGCAGAAATCCAACCACGAGGAAACACCAGAACACAGCAGAGAGAAGGAGAATCTTCTTCAGaggaaagaacaaaagaaaaatgagaataaaCGAGGGAAGTAAGAAGGAAAGCCAAAACAGTTTCAAAAGGGGGCAGAAAGACGCAAATAACCCTGGACAACAAAAAGGCGTGTAGGGGCAATAAAGGAAAGACACCGAAAAAACGTCCCCTCGCAATAAATGACCCTCTTGGAAAAAGAAACCAATAAAGCACGCCTCGAAAAATGCAACAGGCGCATTGGACATAGAAGAGTCGCGTCAGACCAAAACAGCCAGGCGAATCTTCGGCATAACCATAAAAACCGGGGCCGGCACACCGACCCCCCTCAAAAGAATCAAACGACCACCCGAGAGGGACGGAAGGCCCCTAGGCCAAGACCGCATCTCACGACGACAAACCGACCTAGCTCACGATCAAAATCGCATCTCCCAGCGACAGACCAACCTCACTCGCTCTCCCGCTGCGGGGAcaactgttacggatccagcTCACGGATCCCTGACCCAAAGTAAAACCCCGAACCCGGCTACCCGGGTCCGGACCATCGAAACCCTCTAGAAGGCCCGGGACTTGTCCATTAGAACTCccaaccaactttcgaattcgaacgtctcccttatcttagccagagAAGATAAGATACGATAGCTACCTtcgcctataaatagaggacctaggtccctccaggtattcattcattcctcacaccttgtacctctcagatccattctgacttgagcgtcggagtgtctttgcaggtacctccccccatcgCTCCAGTCAAGTAATCCGGCTTCTGCCTCGACCCGCTAGTTCCCGATCCATCCCTCAACCCGTACCGGAGGCATCCAGTACAGTCATGATTGTGATTAATGAGAAAACCAGAGGTGTagtattaaatttaaaagatatgaataaaTGTGTGCAgtagtattaaaatttaaaagatatgaataaaTGTCTACTTAATTATTTATACAATTTGAAATCATTTATGTTTTAACGAAAACTAACTTGAGTTGGTTGAGTGATCGATTTACTTGTTTCTTTAAGCAAGTGTTTAGAGATTCGAATCTCATCTTATGACAGACTCTTAAATAGAATTCAGATCCACAACGAATTAATTATTAGCCTATCGTATTAgaaaatattgtaaaaaaaaaaaaacaaaaaaaatctatatttttaagAACTGTTTTGAAATTGTATTTAGCTTGCCTTTTAGAGTAATCTAATTGAAATCgttgataattttctttttttttatccctCAAAAATATCAATGCTTCAAGGTAACATTTGCACATAAGCACATTACTTTATGtttccaaaaagaaaaaagttttagAAGCTAATATTATAAAACCTACATTATTGCTAATAtttaatataagaaaaaatatctaaaatttttaaaaataagaatacttaaaactcaattaaaaaaatatctggtACAAATTCATATCATTTTTAATGAGCTTCATATTAGACTTGTTTGACAATTTGTTATAATATTGACCGAAATTAATTGATATAGTATTGATTTTCTAGTATTACTCAAGAAGAAATAACAAAAAAGATATTGCTAATTTTAGTGATGAAATGCTCTAACTATTTATGGTATAAAATTGTGGTGTTACTAACGAAGGAGGAGGTTGGCATTGCAGGCATTTCAGAGGCAGCAAGCCCCAAATCCAGTGTCTGTAACTGCTCTGCCACAACAACCACCGGGGATACGCCCTCGAGTGCGAGCAAGAAGAGGCCAAGCTACCGATCCTCACAGTATTGCTGAGAGGGTATGTggcttttcttttaattctcgttcgattttttttttatctgttaTTGTAACTTTTTGTACATCTTTAAATTATATTTGAAGAAAAGGCAACCGAGAACATAATAAGGTGCATGTTGTCATGTTTACTCATATGTGATGCAGTTACGTCGTGAGAGGATTGCTGAAAGAATGAAGGCATTGCAGGAATTAGTTCCCAGCATCAATAAGGTATTCTATGCTTTGGTATTACGAATTTCAACTTCAATATCTTTTGTTTGCTTAGATATTGTGAATCTATGTTGTTGTAGACGGACAGAGCAGCCATGCTTGATGAAATTGTGGATTATGTCAAGTTTCTAAGGCTCCAAGTTAAGGTATGAAAATCTTTCATTAATTATGTATGTCCTAAGTCCTAatacaatttttatattttctactTTTCTAAATGATAGAGacaaattaaaacagttttctaaTATTTATCTTTACAACCTAAAGATATTTGGTCTCATTTATCTACTATCTATGCACATTGTGTATATTTCACAAGGCTCCACACACATGATTTGATGACCTTGAGCACTATAATTACTACTTTTTTAAGTAGTAGTTACAATGTCATTCATGGATTGACATTATTATCTCGTGTGTCTTCTTCCCATTTGTGCAATGAGGTCTCAATCGAATTAGGGATATTGTGGgctactataataataataacttttcaAACGTGGTACATGGTTTTCACCAATCATGTGCGTTGATACAGGTATTGAGCATGAGTAGACTAGGTGGGGCTGGCGCTGTTGCCCAGCTTGTGGCTGATGTTCCTCTATCTGCTGTCGAGGTGATCATCCTTTTAATTTTCAACatttgaaaaatcaaaatgctactctttttctttttcgtattATTTTCATTGTGTATGTTAACAATGTGTATACAGCAGGGTGAGGAAATAGAAGGTGGAGGGAACAACGAGCAAGCATGGGAGAAATGGTCAAATGATGGAACAGAGCAACAAGTTGCAAAGTTAATGGAAGAAGATGTTGGAGCTGCCATGCAATTCCTTCAGTCCAAGGCACTTTGCATTATGCCTATTTCTCTTGCCTCAGCCATTTTCCGTATGCCTCCTTCAGAACCATCATCACTCATCAAGCCTGAATCTAACTCCCATTCATAGATACTCCAAACAtcgtattttattttgttctaataTACCATCCATTATTCATCATTCAGTATAGCTTTATTAGATCAATCTAAAATACATGTTGTGTACACAATTAACACTTATCTATATATCGTTGTATTTGGTAGTTGAGTATGATACAAATAGAgacaaataattacaaaattatgcTTCAAATTAGGGAATTATAAGATCAATATATGTTTGTGTATTTTCtgccttttttaaaaaaatttgaaattacacacaattttatttctttaatttgtcTCTATGTTTTTGTGTACGCCTCAACTATCAAACTACAATCTACATGCACTAGCTATATGTGACAAAGGCACCATACGATGAATTTGATCAACACAATTCTCCACCTTAAGATAATTTGGTCCCAatctttttgtgttttcttttattttttttttcaacaaccTTTATGAACCACGACAAAGGAGGGGGTGGGAGGTGTTCTACTTTCTTGCATACTTTACAAATTGTGATTGGATGGAGAAGGATCTGGGTCGGTTCAgctattctttttaattttaatttaagagtcttagttttgtttttttttttttttggaatttttacgATAAATCTCTGTTTAGAAGGTCAATAAATAATTGATTACATATGTGaactttatttaagaatttattgtatatacataataaaatttaaattccaacatttatttaaatatgtGAGTGAAATAACCATTCCACCAAAATAAACTAAGTTTTAAGAGtcttaattaaatttgttttgttgtattttctttttaaacaagTAGTAGTTGCGATTGCTAATAAGTAAAACTTTGGTATCCCAGCATGTCATTGTCATGGTGAAGATGATTAAAATAAGTGTTTATTTTTTCTATGGCCTTCTTGAtgatttttctctctaaattctATGGTGGGGTTGGTGGTGGATGACCAAATTTGTATGTAGTGGGAGGCTcctttttttctctttgttttttaattttttgggtcAGTGGAGAAAAAAAGTGGGACCATTATTCAAAAAGCGGAGGGATGGTTATGTAACGTATGATGTCGGtagagaaatttttaatgcaagttgaactaaaaaaattattattttggttGCATTGTAAAGGTGTTTGGAAGCATATGATAACTGGTGGGATTTTTttcgtaaataaaataaaaaaatatttactttcttaaataaaatattttaactttattttttagaatatatttttttttgtaataaagaCAAGTTCGTTGCACTTTCGGCGAACTCTATATAAATTAGAATTTGCTGCACCTCCGGCGAACCCTataatttatatagagttcaCCGCATCCCCGGCGaactatataatttatatatagttCGAGCACTCTTAACAAACTCTATGTtaggttttcaaaataaaagcatgTTTGTTGGAGAGCGGATCAGAGAGGCACAAATTCattgttcattttctttttcactaTTGACATTTTCTCTACGATGTCAAGGAATCCATTGTTATCCATTCATTGTGGTAGTGAAATAGTGTATAACAAAGAAGGTTCTATCATTTTTAGATCGAAGCAATCGATAATTACTTATATGACACCGAATGTCAACAATTTAACAACTCTGAAGAATTTGATATTGCATTCCATCAGGCAGCAAGAGGCaaaaatggtgaaaaaatttACTACAGATATCCGACCGAAATAGATGGCAGTTTGTTTTATAAAAGGTATATTACAGTTGTATTCTCTCTATTACTAGTATATTTATTAGACTACGATTGTGAGAAATATTTCTATTGTTTTGAATTAGATACCATTTGTGCGACGACGAGGACGTACGACTTATAAGGTCGTGGCACAACCAATGGACAAATATTCATCTGTCAGAATTATTCGTGTTTTTTGTCGAGTTGGGTGGCCGAGGATTATCTGCAGATACTATCGATGATAGTCCGTTGAGTGGAGCTGGTAGACGAACTATCAGAAGGATGATGGTGGACCTAAATATGCCACGTGAGGGTAGTCAGGAGGggtctaatattaaaatttgtaatgttgACTTAATGGATGATGGTATTGAAAGTCATGATGGTTCTGCTATCAGAGATCCGGTGATGGATTAGTATGAAGTTAACCCCGATGACGGAAAAGATGTTGACGAAGAACCACCTGAAATTCCTGATGATGGTGAGGAGAAAAAAGAGATGAATTACTACGGTGACACACAAATTGCTCTGACACTGCCTGCCATTTCTCGACTATATAACCGGCCGGATCATTTCACGAGGTTGAATCTCGATGCAATGACTTCGGATTGGTCGTTTACCCAGGGAGGCCCTAAAGAGGATCCAAGCAAAGAGTTTCAGATTGGACAACAATTTAAAAACAAGAAAGAAGTCATGTTGGCAGTTAAGCAGTATAGCACATCAGAGGGCTGTGGAGTACAAAATAGTagagagtgaccagttgaggtaCAATTCACAATATATCCAGTTCAGATCCGTTTGTAATTGGAGTATGCTCATATCGT includes:
- the LOC112710959 gene encoding transcription factor UNE12 isoform X2, giving the protein MAGNNNNGSEGLGDDFFEQILAVPSEYGGGGGRTLVGSMPMVLQLGSTVSRTTVPDGLRMGMPLGLNLEQTGFLRRFPEQVSDVEAAINNNHHHQQQYLRLSNNTNNNNNNNNNNNNNNNNNNSSPSSSSTAGITTDRDSMHMRGLFPAFGQLQNTPPLPPPTQPPLRPTLPSPLHHHQAFQRQQAPNPVSVTALPQQPPGIRPRVRARRGQATDPHSIAERLRRERIAERMKALQELVPSINKTDRAAMLDEIVDYVKFLRLQVKVLSMSRLGGAGAVAQLVADVPLSAVEQGEEIEGGGNNEQAWEKWSNDGTEQQVAKLMEEDVGAAMQFLQSKALCIMPISLASAIFRMPPSEPSSLIKPESNSHS
- the LOC112710959 gene encoding transcription factor UNE12 isoform X3; amino-acid sequence: MAGNNNNGSEGLGDDFFEQILAVPSEYGGGGGRTLVGSMPMVLQLGSTVSRTTVPDGLRMGMPLGLNLEQTGFLRRFPEQVSDVEAAINNNHHHQQQYLRLSNNTNNNNNNNNNNNNNNNNNNSSPSSSSTAGITTDRDSMHMRGLFPAFGQLQNTPPLPPPTQPPLRPTLPSPLHHHQAFQRQQAPNPVSVTALPQQPPGIRPRVRARRGQATDPHSIAERLRRERIAERMKALQELVPSINKTDRAAMLDEIVDYVKFLRLQVKVLSMSRLGGAGAVAQLVADVPLSAVEGEEIEGGGNNEQAWEKWSNDGTEQQVAKLMEEDVGAAMQFLQSKALCIMPISLASAIFRMPPSEPSSLIKPESNSHS